aagaaacgctaTCGTGAACAATACGACACCAAAAGAACAGAGAGGCGTTCCACTAGTAGTGTTATTTTAAAATAGCAATTAGAAGAGTATATATTACTAGGCGTTCCACTTCTGGCAACAACACATGAAAGCACCATCATGCCCTGACCTCGACGAGGCTTCAAAGTGGTAATAACCCAACACGCACTCCGCTGAGCCTAACACAACCAAGTGGTTCGCACCATCTcaatgaaaaatcaaaccaaagaaGCCTAATTCAAAACCACTCCACCGCATAAAATATACTCAAAAGTATTCTGCACTAAACCAACATCCAATATATTGCTAAGTGATTGAGTACGAAAGATCTCACCTTGAGCAAACCCAAAACTTTATCAACGCCCTCTCCAATCAATCTCTTCTTCAGATCCTCCGAGTACATCAGAACCACCGTCTCCACATACACCTCAAGATCATCACATTCGCTAATCTCAATGTCCACGGAATGCGAAACCCCCCGGTCCCGCCTCAACTTCTCGGCGAAGTACCGGCTCTTCTCCGCCAAAACCCGCCCGTGCACGTCCATGGAAACGCTAAACCCGTCCCGCGAGACCACCGTGAGCCTCACATCACCCGATCCAAAACCCAAATCGCCATCACTTTCGACGCTGTTCGCCACAATGCTGTTGACGAACGGCGCGTTGGACAGGATCTTCGACAGCCTGGACTTGAGGGCATTGGAGGACTCGAGGCGGTGCTGTTCCTGGGACATCATTTCGAAGAGAGTCGGGCGAGTCAGGACCTGCTGAGCCGGCtcggcggaggaggcggaggcggaggcggagaaGTGGGGTGGGGAAGGAGACGAGAGGGTCTTGGAGGGAGAAGAGGAGGGGGAGTGAAAGGGTCCTCTCGCCAGGGAAGAAGCATTGGTGGTGACGGGTCTTGAAGGGGAGAACGAGAGAGCCTGGCTGGGGATGAAGCCTTGCTTTATCATTGCAGAGACCTCTCTTGATCTGAGCCCATCCTCCGCGGCCATTGAaagcgagagcgagagaaagaggaaaggggTGTTGAGACTTTCTTGGACCGATCCAAACAAGAATTGACCGAGCCGAGCAGAGGACGAAGAATTCAAGAAAGCCGCTGCATTGTTTCGCAAAAAGCAAGAAACTTGGTGATGGGCAGACAGACCACTTTAGTTATAGTTTACCTTTTTCTTGGTGGGcagtggagagagaaagcggTACTGAAAATTGAAATGCGCTCCCAGCAATGGCGCagggagatggagagagggagagggagaagaatccaagaaggaagggaagggaagggaagggaaggaaaggaaagtaaagaaaaggGTTCTTGGATCTGAAATGAAGCAGTAGCAGCTGGGAGCGTGATGGGATGGTGGGGAGGAGCGCGAGATGGAGATTATCTTTTTGTTATTGGTTAAAAGAGAGACAGGGGAACAAGGAGACGATTTGATTATTTGCCACCTTCTAAAAAGCGatccttctttttcctcatttcttcGGTGAGGTGAGTTGAGTGTGGAAAGGAGGGAGGGAGCCATGATTGCTGACACGTGCGGTGCTCGTGGGTTTCGGACTTCGGACAAGGCTTGTGAGATCGAGCTAAATTTAACCAAACCCTTGTTCGTGATTAGATGAAATCTCAAAGTCCGGAAATCGACTCGCCAAATCATATAATATCCAGGGTTATCagccttctttattttttccgcTAAGACGTGAAATTGTCTGTACATGCTCAATCTCTACTTAGAAATCTATTTGATTCGCAAAGAGTAAAATTTTTCATCTACCAGACCAAATCATGTCATCATTCAAAATGCTTAGGATGCTTTCTGTGATATTGTCTCGGTTTTGATTCCCTGAATCTTTGCCCCCCACTAAGAAAGCAGTTCTCAACTTTGTCACAGACAAGCCTCTGCTTTTTATCCTGAAACGCGAGAGAAGATTCTCCGTTCGTGTTAAAGGAAATGATGTCTGAATGTAACTGTGTCCTCCTAATgctggaaaagagaaaagggtatttcaatttcaagtggaattttTGATGACATGGAGCAATCTATAGACCAAAAAATAACCCCAGCATCCCTATTGGCGTAAAAGGTTCGGGCCGGTCCCGCCCATTCGGTCCAAAACCGATTAACCATTTCACCATGCACAGACTTCATTTCCAAACCCAAATGGGCCTTTCAGCAAAAGCTTCAGGCCCAAGTCAAAcctacccctctctctctctctctctctctctctctctctctctgagatcCGAACAATTCTCTGACTCAGTCCAACCTCCATTCCCGCCAACTACTCTCTTTTCCCCACCACCGAAACCTTGGCAAGCGAACAACGCCATCTTCATCTGGCAGGCTTTCATCATGAAGAAACGAATGCCAAAGATTGATACTTTATTCATGAACAAATGAATACCGACACCGGCCGACAACAGCATGAGACCTCTAATAGGCTTCAAGACCCTCCTCACCACCTTCTTCCTCATGATCTCCATGCTCTACATCCTCTACTCCTCCAATCTCCTCCTCTCCAACGACCACCATGgatgctctctctccctcgatcTCTCCTCTGAAGAAAATCTCGCCGCCGTCAACAATTTCTCTTCCACTCTTCGCCTACATGAGGAAGAGAagggagaaaaaggaggaggagaatccTCAAAGCCATTGTTAGTCTCCCCGAGGGGTCGCCGCGATTCGACACCGAGATCAAACACATCGTCTTCGGCATCGCTGCGTCATCAAATCTGtgggaaaagaggaaagaataCATAAAGCTATGGTGGAGGCCTAAGGAGACCAGAGGTGTGGTTTGGCTGGACAAGAGGGTCAGGACTTGGAGGAATGAGCCACTTCCCGAGATTAGGATCTCCGGGGACACGTCTAAATTCAAGTACACGAACCGGCAGGGGCAGAGAGCGGCACTGAGGATCTCAAGGGTAATTTCAGAGACGCTGAGGCTAGGGATGAAGGACGTGAGGTGGTTCGTGATGGGGGACGATGACACGGTTTTTATAGTGGACAATGTGGTGAGGATACTTTCGAAGTATGATCACAGGCAGTTTTATTATGTTGGGAGCTCGTCGGAGAGTCATGTTCAGAACATATATTTCTCCTATGCGATGGCCTATGGAGGGGGCGGTTTTGCAATAAGCTATCCGTTGGCAGTGGAATTGGCCAAGATGCAGGACAAGTGCATTCAGCGGTATCCTGGGTTGTATGGTAGTGATGATAGAATGCAGGCTTGTATGGCCGAATTAGGAGTACCGCTCACCAAAGAACCCGGATTTCATCAGgtatttaattttattgtaGTTCCACTTTATGTAGACAAGTATCAATATGCCTAGTGGTTGGATCTCGGGGCCTTAAGAACCGTCTTCTTGATGAGCTAGCCATCAAGAAATGAAACGATGTTTGTACGATGCGGAAACGAACCTCAAGGAAAGAGAGCAAAGTGACATTGCACCATCTCTGCAGATTTGCTAATGCTGTTGTCTGTGTAAGAtagattcaagaaaaaaatgagcatTTCTAGGAAGAGTGATCTAGTGGTctggtaattttttttgcaGTATGATGTGTATGGAGATCTTCTAGGCCTTCTGGGAGCACATCCAGTAACACCACTCGTGTCGATTCACCATCTCGATGTTGTAGAACCGGTATTCCCACGCATGACCCGAGTCAGAGCTCTTCGGCACCTATTTGAATCTGTCAGGCACGACTCGGCCAGCATTATGCAACAGTCTATTTGCTATGATAAGAGACGATCATGGTCCATCTCGGTTTCGTGGGGCTATGTGGTTCAAGTTATAAGGGGAGTAACTTCTCCAAGAGAGCTAGAGATGCCCACGAGGACATTCCTCAACTGGTACCGGAGAGCGGATTACACCGCATACGCTTTCAACACAAGGCCAGTGATGAAGCATCCGTGTCAGAAGCCGTTCATCTATTACATGAACAGCGTTAAGTACGACAGAGCTAAGAAACAAACTCTTGGCATTTATTCTCGACAAAGATCCCGGCATCCAAGTTGTAGGTGGAAGATGGATTCACCGGAAAATATCAATTCTATCGTAGTCCTAAAACGGCCAGATAGTAATCGTTGGCAGAAAGTAAGTCAGGATTTGTTTTTCTGCTATCTAGAGAGAAGCATGAACTGTTGCACTTTGCTTATGAACCCTATCAATGTAAAGCATATGAGTGTCTATATATACATCTCTAGCACTTTTATCATTTTGAGTTCATATGTTAATTGAGTTTTATCTTTTTGTGCAGTCACCTAGGCGGGACTGTTGTAGGATTCTGCCATCACGGAAGAGCTCAATTTTGTACATATGGGTCGGCAACTGCCGGAATGGCGAGATCAGCAGTACATAGCAGCTATAAGAGAAGAAATTGCAAACTTATTACCTCTGCATTCACTTTCGATCCGTACAAGATCTATTGAGGTATTTGGCAATAAGATTATAAGATCACAGAAGACATCCCACGAAAGCAACACCATAGTAATCATTGAATAGTCAACACAGGTCACTGCAATTTGTGTGTTGATCAGAATTCAGAAAGATCGAAAGAGTGACATGTATTCAAAAACGCTTGGTCATTTTTTTCCTAGATGCAAAGTGAAGACTGCTATTTCCTTTAACAtggatgaggaaaaaaaaaagagcaggtatttttttgtgatacaagcCGGAAGCAACATGTAAACATTTTTAGATCCTCGGATATTTGTTTGGGGAACCAGCTTGAAGAATCACATATTGCAGGTAAATTTTGGGAGAGAGCAGTCTGATGTATTTTCCTTCGGTAGGCACAATAGCTATAGTAAGTACCGTTGGCTGGCCTTTGGAGCTTCAGTCTCGTTAGTCCTGgtaaaattctgaaaattcgaTGCTCTAGGCAAAGCAGCCAATGCCAGTAGTGCAGGATCTACGAGAGTGTCATTGAATCTCCTTGAAATCTCGACTTGATGCGTCAAGCCACGGCTCTTCCGTTGTTGATCACCAAATCCACTGTTGATGGGAAACAAATCAGTGGAGAACAGAAAACCATGAAAAGCAAAGGGATTATAATGCCTCTTGTTTCCCACTGAATTATCAAGAAAATGATCCTCACCAATGAGAACAGATTCTGATTGAGCCACTTGGTACCTAATTTGACCATTTGATGTAATTAAAAGAAGTACCTTTGGTTGGTATTTGGAGCTTCTGTCACATCAGTCCTGGTAAATTTCTGAAAACTCCATGCTCCAGGTGAACTGGCTGATGCGTGTAGTGTGAAGATCGGCGCGAGTCTCATTGAGTTCCCGTGAAATCTCAATTCGATGTATTGCCACGAGTCTTCCATCTTTGATCACCACATGCACTGTCAATGGGAGACATTAGTACAGAAACTGCtcctaaaaaaaagaatctaaGGCCTCTTGTtctcatcaaaagaaaaaaaaaaatcaagcaaattTTCCTTATCATGAAAACAAAGCAGACTGAGCCATATTGTACCTAATTTTGACTGAATGCCAATGGACACTACATTGCACATTAAGATTCTTCATATATCGGTATCCTTAACAGAGTTAATTTCGGCTTCTGTTCAGTTGCATATcaatcgaggaagaagaaacctGCCCCAAAGTCTCGCGAGAAACTTGGAGAacaaaatgaaatcatttgaGGCAACTTGATTTGGGAAAATTCTGGGAAATAGAATCAAAGGCTTGTTCTCTCGGAAAGCCAAACAAAGCAATTTTTGTATCACAAGAAATGTGACATAGCAGCACAAGAAACTGACAAGATCGACGCCTAACCAGATCAAGAAAATCTCCAGATGTAAAATGCCAAGGTAAAGGAGCACAACATTACGAACATCCGAAGAGATTAGAATACTGGACCAGTACTTGAACTCCGCGGCGAGATTTGAAGGCTCACCAGGGTAACTGAACCACCAGAGAATGAACAAGCAGAGCAACACGATCAGAGGAATCACGTGGATCCACTTCCCGCAAACCGGGATTGGACGGTCTCTCTCTT
The nucleotide sequence above comes from Eucalyptus grandis isolate ANBG69807.140 chromosome 2, ASM1654582v1, whole genome shotgun sequence. Encoded proteins:
- the LOC104435352 gene encoding LOW QUALITY PROTEIN: uncharacterized protein LOC104435352 (The sequence of the model RefSeq protein was modified relative to this genomic sequence to represent the inferred CDS: inserted 1 base in 1 codon), whose amino-acid sequence is MRPLIGFKTLLTTFFLMISMLYILYSSNLLLSNDHHGCSLSLDLSSEENLAAVNNFSSTLRLHEEEKGEKGGGESSKPXVSLPEGSPRFDTEIKHIVFGIAASSNLWEKRKEYIKLWWRPKETRGVVWLDKRVRTWRNEPLPEIRISGDTSKFKYTNRQGQRAALRISRVISETLRLGMKDVRWFVMGDDDTVFIVDNVVRILSKYDHRQFYYVGSSSESHVQNIYFSYAMAYGGGGFAISYPLAVELAKMQDKCIQRYPGLYGSDDRMQACMAELGVPLTKEPGFHQYDVYGDLLGLLGAHPVTPLVSIHHLDVVEPVFPRMTRVRALRHLFESVRHDSASIMQQSICYDKRRSWSISVSWGYVVQVIRGVTSPRELEMPTRTFLNWYRRADYTAYAFNTRPVMKHPCQKPFIYYMNSVKYDRAKKQTLGIYSRQRSRHPSCRWKMDSPENINSIVVLKRPDSNRWQKSPRRDCCRILPSRKSSILYIWVGNCRNGEISST